A single Pseudoalteromonas rubra DNA region contains:
- a CDS encoding LipL32 family surface lipoprotein, whose translation MKMKMKLSGKILPLIALTTLAGCMSTGPHLKSSVSEGVAGIEARLPYANYSNYFGYVDKSVVPEGKYKGKDTYYLYVWVPAAVDEIGVSMISPAVATPGDSDFVHANFKPGMAKDANKFFDTYIVLDRMNIIDSNSISDGGKVLQNLGRNDDSSELPANPSGASYNSLLRKTTSMNNPTEALVRGVYRIGFTSFRSSVEGSFEATIGTNVPGVKIAASLSELDALVNKKL comes from the coding sequence ATGAAAATGAAAATGAAGTTATCCGGAAAGATCCTCCCTCTAATTGCGCTAACCACTCTTGCAGGCTGTATGAGCACTGGTCCACATTTAAAGAGCTCTGTCTCTGAGGGTGTAGCTGGTATAGAAGCGCGTCTGCCTTACGCCAATTACAGTAACTACTTCGGTTACGTTGATAAGTCGGTTGTACCGGAAGGCAAGTACAAAGGTAAAGATACCTACTACCTGTACGTCTGGGTCCCTGCGGCAGTCGATGAAATTGGTGTTTCTATGATTTCACCTGCGGTTGCTACACCAGGTGACAGCGACTTTGTTCACGCAAACTTTAAACCAGGTATGGCGAAGGATGCCAATAAGTTCTTCGACACTTATATCGTACTGGATCGCATGAACATCATAGATAGCAACAGCATCTCTGATGGTGGTAAAGTGTTACAAAACCTGGGCCGTAATGACGACAGCAGTGAGCTACCAGCTAACCCAAGTGGCGCAAGCTACAATTCTTTGCTGCGTAAAACAACCTCTATGAATAACCCAACTGAAGCACTGGTCCGTGGTGTCTATCGTATCGGATTTACCTCGTTCCGCTCTTCTGTTGAAGGCTCGTTTGAAGCAACAATCGGTACGAATGTTCCGGGCGTAAAGATTGCCGCTTCTCTGTCCGAGCTGGATGCACTGGTAAACAAAAAGCTGTAA
- the codB gene encoding cytosine permease, with amino-acid sequence MTEDSNYGLKPVPESARKGGIALSLLMLGLTFFSASMWTGGTLGTGLSFNDFFLAVFIGNLLLGLYTAALGYIGASTGLSTHLLARFSFGIKGSWLPSLLLGGTQVGWFGVGVAMFAIPVHKATGIDTNVLIIVAGLAMTTTVYFGISALMALSVIAVPAIALLGGYSVWLAVQDVGGISQLQSLVPTTPLPISAAIALVVGSFISAGTLTADFVRFARKPASAVLITLIAFFLGNSLMFIFGAAGSAATGESDIAQVLMLQGLLLPAIVVLGLNIWTTNDNALYASGLGFANITGWSSRNLAVLNGIIGTLSALWLYNHFVGWLTFLSAAIPPVGGVLIADYVLNRKRYHAFEHMQWQSVRWSAIAAVALGVLAGHFLPGIVPLNAVLGAAVSYGIFSRWEK; translated from the coding sequence GTGACTGAAGACAGTAATTATGGACTCAAGCCCGTTCCGGAATCCGCCAGAAAAGGTGGTATAGCATTATCCCTGTTAATGCTGGGGCTGACGTTTTTCTCCGCCAGTATGTGGACAGGGGGAACCCTGGGTACGGGGCTCTCATTTAACGATTTTTTTCTCGCGGTTTTCATTGGTAACTTGTTACTCGGTTTATATACAGCCGCGCTTGGTTACATCGGGGCCTCGACCGGTCTGTCTACACATTTACTGGCGCGATTTTCATTCGGTATCAAAGGGTCATGGCTACCTTCTTTGCTTTTGGGTGGCACTCAGGTTGGCTGGTTTGGCGTTGGGGTAGCTATGTTTGCTATTCCTGTTCACAAAGCAACTGGCATAGATACCAATGTGCTGATCATAGTGGCGGGTCTTGCCATGACAACGACTGTGTATTTTGGTATCTCAGCGTTGATGGCGTTGTCTGTGATTGCTGTGCCGGCTATTGCGTTACTCGGGGGGTACTCTGTATGGCTGGCGGTGCAAGATGTTGGTGGGATCAGTCAATTGCAATCGCTTGTACCGACAACGCCACTGCCCATCAGCGCAGCAATTGCACTGGTGGTTGGGTCGTTTATCTCCGCGGGCACCTTAACCGCTGATTTTGTTCGCTTTGCCCGTAAGCCTGCGAGTGCCGTATTAATTACGCTGATTGCGTTTTTCCTTGGAAACAGTCTGATGTTTATTTTTGGTGCGGCGGGTAGCGCGGCAACCGGAGAGTCAGATATCGCACAGGTATTGATGTTACAAGGCCTGTTGTTGCCCGCAATTGTCGTGCTGGGCCTGAATATCTGGACCACCAATGATAATGCACTGTATGCATCTGGACTCGGATTCGCCAATATTACAGGCTGGTCAAGTCGTAATCTGGCAGTGCTTAACGGCATTATTGGTACGCTTAGCGCATTGTGGTTATACAACCACTTCGTCGGCTGGCTGACTTTTCTGTCTGCCGCGATCCCCCCAGTTGGGGGGGTGTTGATCGCAGATTATGTTCTTAACAGGAAGCGCTATCACGCGTTTGAGCACATGCAATGGCAAAGTGTGCGTTGGAGCGCCATTGCTGCGGTCGCTTTGGGTGTGCTGGCAGGTCATTTTTTGCCTGGGATTGTTCCGTTAAACGCAGTGTTAGGAGCTGCCGTGAGTTATGGCATTTTTTCTCGCTGGGAGAAGTAG
- a CDS encoding DUF4920 domain-containing protein: MLIKFWLSLFALLCVMPSLAQPIEFGGGADKTNIIDATRLLAQAQQYHQTDVTVKGVVTKVCKKRGCWMTLKVEKGEQITVKVRDGEMVFPMAAIGKTALATGRFEVFELTLEKSRRYLAHKAEENGEVFDSKALKKPITVYRLKPSAVTIL; this comes from the coding sequence ATGTTAATTAAATTCTGGCTGAGCTTGTTTGCTTTGCTGTGTGTGATGCCCAGTTTGGCGCAGCCGATAGAGTTTGGCGGTGGTGCTGACAAAACTAACATTATTGATGCCACACGTTTATTAGCTCAGGCGCAGCAATATCATCAAACTGATGTCACGGTGAAAGGGGTTGTGACAAAGGTGTGTAAAAAGCGCGGTTGCTGGATGACACTCAAGGTCGAGAAGGGGGAGCAGATCACGGTGAAAGTGCGTGATGGTGAGATGGTGTTTCCGATGGCGGCGATTGGTAAAACTGCGCTGGCAACAGGCCGGTTTGAAGTGTTTGAGTTGACGTTAGAAAAGTCGCGTCGCTATCTGGCTCATAAAGCAGAAGAAAACGGCGAAGTCTTTGATTCTAAAGCTTTGAAAAAACCAATCACGGTATACCGGTTGAAACCCAGTGCAGTGACAATTCTCTGA
- a CDS encoding sterol desaturase family protein, translated as MAELIFEFIRAIELLLVYPVAEILSNESVFVATNLLIAIVFLYYKKRKQNRRVNWKTLKGAFLSTRIWWSQSSRIDYVSLIVNSFCLASAALLIDRYLSGGAINDSLFVSAWLESLVGPSEISVSPQTSVIMTTVIAFVVFDFFNYWYHRNLHQYPYLWRIHSRHHSATNLTPFTNFRAHPLEAIFRLPVTYFASMLVAGLCSYSLGQDASEMLILGTNLFAFSVLLLGGTLVHSHIFLRFPRWLSYLIVSPAMHQVHHSCMPAHRNKNYGSNLAIWDWMFGTLYLPDSAEPVLFGLSQHNRMQQSTHAFFFGNNMNKQEER; from the coding sequence ATGGCGGAGCTGATATTTGAATTTATTCGGGCTATTGAATTACTACTTGTCTACCCTGTAGCCGAAATTCTTTCTAACGAGAGTGTGTTTGTCGCAACCAATTTATTGATTGCGATTGTGTTCTTGTATTACAAAAAGCGCAAACAAAACAGACGTGTTAACTGGAAAACTCTGAAGGGGGCCTTTCTTTCCACCCGGATCTGGTGGAGTCAATCCAGTCGCATTGATTATGTTTCTTTGATCGTCAATTCTTTTTGTCTGGCCAGTGCTGCGCTGCTGATTGACAGGTACCTGAGCGGGGGAGCGATAAACGACAGTCTGTTTGTATCTGCATGGCTGGAGTCGCTTGTCGGTCCCAGTGAAATAAGCGTGTCACCACAAACCTCGGTGATCATGACCACCGTCATTGCCTTTGTGGTATTCGACTTCTTCAACTACTGGTATCACAGAAATTTGCACCAGTATCCATATTTATGGCGTATTCACAGCCGCCATCATAGTGCGACCAATCTTACGCCCTTTACCAATTTCCGGGCTCACCCTCTCGAAGCGATATTCCGCCTGCCAGTCACCTATTTTGCCAGCATGCTGGTGGCAGGGTTATGCAGTTATTCGTTGGGGCAAGATGCATCAGAAATGTTGATTCTGGGCACCAATTTATTCGCATTTAGCGTGTTACTGCTTGGCGGTACGTTAGTCCATTCACATATCTTTTTGCGATTTCCACGCTGGCTTAGCTATCTTATCGTGAGTCCGGCTATGCATCAGGTACACCATAGTTGTATGCCGGCGCATCGCAACAAAAACTATGGCAGTAATCTGGCCATCTGGGATTGGATGTTTGGTACCTTATACCTGCCAGACAGTGCAGAGCCGGTGTTGTTTGGATTGTCACAACACAACCGAATGCAACAGAGTACTCACGCCTTTTTCTTTGGTAATAACATGAACAAACAGGAGGAAAGATGA
- a CDS encoding DUF3612 domain-containing protein has product MKKNSELMRKSHFLGTKIRNLRKRNHLTLEDLSARCVRFDPQSAPSVSYLSMIERGKRTPSSDMLENLAEVFQKPVEWFLDNEPEVNEITPQKGRHGGISGMALEPNFLFDNEILQIAIPEMLSQTGISGRQFAHLLIRAHQEHHQNHFPDLERAAEEVGGKDLYLNAETLLSMLKAQGLVVHWFDEAPGEVIDESGHMFQRVITSYFAPPNEVHVNRMLLQNQPRLKYDLAVHLGHAVLHNRDGLQCVLGSGGVSGGTNADESAPNAQDILSAWHDFESSFFAGALLCPKVAYRQLLDSYGYETHIHQALGISPSVAMRRMTVASPYPHWHYFDAYLPGKLKAVYRGNGIPLPWGNMRSVADPCQHWAVFRKFQEQAMQASAQLSVLNVNNQPRLYCCESIKVNDVADNPHVLCAGIDLNPAIAAQGLDANEVVQELQALCIKQGGASVVPWHLKKQLQSVAKILNINWIERGIANDVRVICTRGKACPRQPGCYD; this is encoded by the coding sequence GTGAAAAAAAATTCAGAACTCATGAGAAAGTCACACTTTCTGGGCACCAAAATTCGTAATTTACGCAAGCGAAACCATTTAACCCTGGAGGATTTATCTGCCCGATGTGTCCGCTTTGATCCACAATCAGCGCCATCGGTATCCTATCTGTCCATGATCGAGCGAGGTAAACGCACGCCCAGCAGTGATATGCTTGAGAATCTGGCTGAAGTATTTCAGAAGCCGGTAGAGTGGTTTTTGGACAATGAGCCGGAAGTAAATGAAATTACTCCACAAAAAGGTCGCCATGGTGGGATCAGTGGCATGGCATTAGAGCCTAACTTTCTATTCGACAATGAAATCTTGCAAATAGCCATTCCAGAAATGTTGTCTCAGACAGGGATCAGTGGACGTCAGTTTGCTCATCTGTTGATTCGGGCTCATCAGGAACACCACCAGAATCATTTTCCGGACCTTGAACGTGCCGCAGAAGAAGTCGGCGGCAAAGATCTCTATCTGAATGCAGAAACCCTGCTGAGCATGCTCAAAGCACAAGGGCTCGTGGTGCACTGGTTTGATGAAGCGCCAGGAGAGGTTATCGATGAAAGTGGACACATGTTTCAGCGTGTCATTACCTCTTACTTTGCGCCGCCGAATGAGGTGCATGTCAATCGCATGTTGCTGCAAAACCAGCCCAGACTTAAATACGATTTGGCCGTACATCTGGGGCATGCGGTGTTACACAACAGAGATGGACTGCAATGTGTGCTTGGTTCTGGAGGAGTGAGCGGTGGGACCAATGCGGATGAGTCTGCACCAAATGCGCAGGATATCCTCTCTGCATGGCATGATTTTGAGTCCAGCTTTTTTGCCGGTGCATTGCTGTGCCCGAAAGTAGCTTATCGACAGTTGTTAGATTCTTATGGTTATGAGACGCACATACATCAGGCGCTGGGGATCTCTCCCTCGGTAGCAATGCGCAGGATGACCGTTGCTTCGCCTTACCCACATTGGCATTATTTTGATGCCTATTTACCTGGCAAACTGAAAGCGGTATATCGCGGCAATGGTATCCCTTTGCCCTGGGGAAATATGCGTAGCGTCGCAGATCCATGTCAACACTGGGCTGTGTTTCGTAAATTTCAGGAGCAAGCTATGCAAGCCAGCGCGCAACTGTCGGTGCTCAATGTAAACAATCAACCCCGGCTTTATTGCTGTGAGTCTATCAAGGTAAATGATGTGGCGGATAATCCACATGTGCTTTGCGCCGGAATAGACTTAAATCCGGCGATCGCAGCACAGGGGCTGGATGCGAATGAAGTGGTACAAGAGTTACAGGCACTGTGTATTAAGCAGGGTGGTGCGAGTGTGGTACCCTGGCATTTGAAAAAACAATTACAAAGTGTAGCGAAAATATTAAATATCAACTGGATAGAGCGGGGGATAGCGAATGATGTACGTGTGATTTGTACGCGCGGTAAAGCTTGCCCCCGACAACCTGGTTGCTATGACTAG
- a CDS encoding multidrug effflux MFS transporter gives MDDSARVFNTRILLPLLASIVAITPLAIDMYLPAMLVIANSLGTSMPQVQLSLSIYLAGYALGMLVYGPLADQLGRRKLALFGLAGFALSSFLLAFSSDILHLWGLRATQAFTGAAATVVVPGIIRHIYQANTAKGMSYVSMIMMLAPLVAPSVGSAILGLASWQWIFLTLASYALVVMVMAYLYLVEVPIYKSDKRGIHLFFDSYATVLSNRVALPDIATSMLVSFGFFCFLTSAPFIYLDYFDVSEQLFGVLFAFNVVALMLGSFANTRLVPKLGSRKMLYLGLGLGVASATALLVFSLFDLSLYCMVFSIAPLMMSLGIIAANADALVLLEFEKNSGTATAVIGTLRFGSGALVGLLLALLHADNTLPFAGIMFAAILLTAMVQYGRFRQYKGCPELDN, from the coding sequence ATGGACGATTCTGCACGCGTTTTCAACACCCGAATTCTACTCCCTCTGCTTGCCAGTATTGTGGCAATTACGCCGCTGGCAATCGATATGTATCTACCAGCAATGCTGGTAATTGCAAACAGTTTGGGCACAAGCATGCCGCAAGTGCAGCTCTCGCTGAGTATCTATCTTGCAGGTTATGCGCTTGGCATGCTGGTATATGGCCCCTTGGCCGATCAGCTTGGAAGGCGTAAGCTAGCCTTATTTGGACTGGCTGGCTTTGCGCTGAGTTCATTTTTGTTGGCGTTCAGCAGTGATATTTTGCATCTTTGGGGACTCAGAGCGACTCAAGCTTTTACCGGTGCTGCTGCGACGGTTGTGGTCCCTGGTATTATTCGTCATATCTATCAGGCTAATACAGCCAAAGGTATGTCTTATGTTTCTATGATCATGATGCTGGCGCCTTTGGTTGCGCCCAGTGTTGGGTCGGCTATTCTGGGCCTGGCCAGTTGGCAATGGATTTTTCTGACCCTGGCAAGTTACGCGCTTGTGGTTATGGTTATGGCTTATCTCTATTTGGTGGAGGTGCCCATCTATAAAAGTGATAAACGTGGGATCCATTTATTTTTTGACAGTTATGCCACGGTGCTTTCTAATCGGGTGGCATTGCCTGATATTGCCACCTCAATGCTGGTCTCGTTTGGCTTTTTTTGCTTTCTGACTTCAGCACCTTTTATCTATCTTGATTATTTTGATGTCTCAGAGCAGCTGTTTGGTGTGCTCTTTGCCTTTAATGTGGTTGCCCTGATGTTGGGGAGCTTTGCAAATACCCGCCTGGTGCCTAAATTAGGTTCCAGAAAGATGCTCTATCTCGGATTAGGGCTTGGTGTTGCAAGTGCCACTGCGTTACTTGTATTCAGTCTGTTTGACCTATCCTTGTATTGTATGGTGTTTAGTATAGCGCCGCTGATGATGAGTCTGGGGATCATTGCTGCAAACGCAGATGCCCTGGTTTTACTGGAGTTTGAAAAAAACAGTGGAACAGCGACGGCGGTTATCGGTACTTTACGTTTTGGCAGTGGAGCCTTGGTTGGACTCTTGCTTGCGCTTCTGCATGCAGATAACACATTGCCTTTTGCCGGAATTATGTTTGCGGCTATTTTGTTGACAGCAATGGTGCAATACGGGCGTTTTCGCCAATACAAGGGCTGTCCGGAGTTAGATAACTAA
- a CDS encoding flavodoxin family protein, with amino-acid sequence MTSIILYSSSNKQGNTAQSVRALAQQLQADALYLDDYEIHDYCYNHTNKSDDFRSLFRTLLDYDHIVFASPVYWYAVTPRMKAFFDRITDFMDDETLRPELRKLRTKEFSILSNSINDTAPACFTEMIQKTCEYLGMTCRDRIHHQYPYEGDK; translated from the coding sequence ATGACGTCCATTATTCTTTATTCAAGCTCAAACAAGCAGGGCAATACTGCACAGTCGGTGCGAGCACTGGCGCAACAATTACAAGCCGATGCTTTGTACCTGGATGATTATGAAATACACGATTATTGCTATAATCACACCAATAAAAGCGATGACTTTCGTTCATTGTTTCGCACATTGCTGGACTATGATCACATTGTTTTTGCATCCCCTGTATATTGGTATGCCGTTACACCGAGAATGAAGGCATTTTTCGATCGCATAACCGATTTTATGGATGATGAAACACTGCGGCCTGAGCTGAGAAAGCTGCGTACCAAAGAATTCTCCATATTATCCAATTCGATTAATGACACAGCGCCTGCGTGTTTCACTGAGATGATCCAGAAAACCTGTGAGTATCTCGGGATGACCTGCCGTGACCGAATTCACCATCAATACCCTTATGAGGGGGACAAATAA
- the soxR gene encoding redox-sensitive transcriptional activator SoxR, with translation MSVIDTPERDEPRLSVGQVAKRADVAVSALHFYENKGLIRSWRNNGNQRRYKKDVLRRIAIIKAGQKMGITLAEIKQTLMSLPHSDTPSKDDWTRMSSIWRTQLDEKIAYMQRVRSMIDGCIGCGCLSMSRCPIYNPDDMVAQAGNGAVLIDSPEQAKNAKSCYDMENHNKGTSE, from the coding sequence ATGAGCGTAATCGATACACCGGAACGAGATGAGCCCAGACTCAGCGTTGGGCAAGTCGCTAAGCGTGCAGATGTTGCCGTCTCTGCACTTCATTTTTACGAAAACAAAGGGCTGATCCGCAGCTGGCGTAATAACGGCAATCAAAGGCGTTACAAAAAAGATGTTTTGCGACGTATCGCCATTATTAAAGCTGGCCAGAAAATGGGCATCACGCTGGCTGAAATCAAACAAACCTTAATGTCTTTGCCCCACAGCGACACACCTAGTAAAGATGACTGGACCAGAATGTCCAGCATTTGGCGCACCCAACTAGATGAAAAGATTGCTTATATGCAGCGAGTTCGCAGCATGATTGACGGCTGTATTGGCTGTGGTTGCTTATCTATGAGCCGCTGTCCGATATATAACCCGGACGATATGGTAGCCCAGGCGGGCAACGGGGCAGTACTCATAGACAGCCCTGAGCAGGCAAAAAATGCGAAATCTTGTTATGATATGGAAAATCACAATAAAGGAACAAGCGAATGA
- a CDS encoding DUF885 domain-containing protein, which translates to MKKTALSLSLAAIFALAGCAQTTTQTDAKQASSVSSQQTNETAFKTFSEQFIEQFWQQYPEQSMYYGYGKYDDVITIPDAASRAASLAFIDTQLAKLHAFDVTKLSASLKIDYHLIENRLKSTRWEIEKFKSWQWNPSRYNVSYGFATILNSRFKSEDEKLRLVFNRLNYVPGYYRAAQANIKDPTLEYTQLGIQQNNGAFSVLTDDLLTRVDALSTFSETEKAEFKQRFANAKTAIHGYIDFLTAVEKKMQSTGKARSFRIGEELYEEKFAFDIQSGYTAKQMYQKALADKARVTAQMIKLTEQLWPKYFPNTTRPENDAEAIATLIKHLSQRHVEKSQFVNEIKRQIPELERFVMEKDLLTLDPEKPLVVRQTPDYMRGFALASISAPGPYEKKENTYYNVEPLDGLTDEQAGSMLREYNHWILQILNIHEAVPGHYTQLVYSNTSPSLVKSIFGNGAMVEGWAVYTERMMLEEGYGDFEPEMWLMYYKWNLRVICNTILDYGIQVKGISKEAGLDLLMNGAFQERAEAEGKWRRATLSQVQLTSYYSGFREIYDLRDEQKKQLGKDFNLKAFHEEFLSYGSAPVKFIRQLMN; encoded by the coding sequence ATGAAAAAAACGGCGCTCAGCCTTTCTCTGGCAGCCATTTTTGCACTGGCTGGTTGTGCTCAGACAACGACTCAAACAGATGCCAAGCAAGCCAGTTCAGTATCCAGTCAACAAACCAATGAAACCGCTTTCAAAACATTCTCAGAGCAGTTTATTGAACAATTCTGGCAACAGTATCCCGAACAATCCATGTACTATGGCTATGGCAAATATGATGATGTCATCACCATCCCGGATGCTGCGAGCCGCGCAGCCAGCCTGGCCTTTATAGATACGCAGCTGGCAAAACTACACGCTTTTGACGTAACAAAGCTCAGTGCCAGCCTGAAAATTGACTATCACCTGATAGAAAACAGACTCAAAAGTACCCGCTGGGAAATCGAAAAGTTCAAAAGCTGGCAATGGAACCCCAGTCGCTACAATGTCTCGTACGGCTTCGCGACCATTCTGAACAGCCGCTTTAAGTCTGAAGATGAGAAACTTCGTCTGGTCTTTAATCGACTCAATTATGTACCTGGGTACTATCGCGCTGCACAAGCAAATATCAAGGATCCGACGTTGGAATATACCCAGCTCGGTATCCAGCAAAATAATGGGGCATTTAGTGTTTTAACAGACGACTTATTGACCCGGGTCGATGCGCTGAGCACCTTTAGCGAAACAGAAAAAGCAGAATTCAAACAACGCTTTGCGAATGCCAAAACAGCCATCCATGGCTACATCGATTTTCTGACTGCGGTTGAGAAAAAGATGCAATCAACTGGCAAAGCCCGAAGCTTCCGGATCGGTGAGGAACTCTACGAAGAGAAATTTGCGTTTGATATTCAGTCGGGTTATACCGCCAAGCAAATGTACCAAAAGGCACTTGCAGACAAAGCCCGCGTAACAGCACAAATGATCAAGTTAACCGAGCAACTTTGGCCCAAGTATTTTCCGAATACAACACGCCCCGAAAATGATGCCGAAGCCATAGCTACGCTAATCAAACACCTGTCTCAGCGCCATGTCGAGAAGTCTCAGTTTGTTAACGAAATCAAGCGCCAGATCCCTGAACTGGAACGCTTTGTGATGGAAAAAGACTTACTGACATTGGATCCTGAAAAACCGCTGGTTGTGCGCCAGACACCGGATTATATGCGCGGCTTTGCGCTGGCGTCGATTTCTGCACCGGGACCTTACGAGAAAAAAGAGAACACCTACTATAACGTGGAGCCTCTGGATGGACTGACGGATGAGCAGGCTGGCTCAATGCTACGTGAGTACAATCACTGGATTTTACAAATTCTGAATATTCATGAAGCAGTTCCAGGTCACTACACCCAGCTGGTTTACTCCAATACTTCTCCATCACTGGTGAAAAGCATCTTTGGCAATGGTGCCATGGTTGAAGGCTGGGCTGTGTATACAGAACGCATGATGCTGGAAGAAGGGTACGGTGATTTCGAGCCAGAAATGTGGCTCATGTACTACAAATGGAACCTGCGTGTTATCTGTAATACTATCCTGGATTATGGCATTCAGGTTAAAGGGATCAGCAAAGAGGCAGGTCTGGATCTGCTTATGAACGGTGCGTTCCAGGAACGAGCCGAAGCCGAGGGAAAATGGCGCCGGGCAACGCTCAGTCAGGTTCAGCTTACCAGTTATTACAGCGGATTCCGCGAAATTTACGACCTGCGCGATGAGCAAAAGAAACAATTAGGTAAGGACTTTAATCTCAAAGCTTTCCATGAAGAATTTCTCAGCTACGGCAGTGCGCCTGTTAAGTTCATCCGCCAACTGATGAACTAA
- a CDS encoding malate synthase gives MKAQIQQTELENISTECQKLTVAKQYLDQHCPLEFGSHKEVSSYVVYYNHLMVFFADGQHCGLKNSKQFVALCGHRESPSALLLKKSDGMHIELSFDTGCEPRHYDRAHLNDVQYETPLSAVTGEGEAGSRMWMSFVSGVQYALVTQQDRKCYRAKNGEDYQL, from the coding sequence ATGAAAGCACAAATTCAGCAAACAGAATTAGAAAACATCAGCACAGAATGTCAAAAGCTGACCGTTGCAAAACAGTATCTGGATCAGCATTGTCCTTTAGAATTCGGCTCTCATAAAGAAGTAAGCTCTTACGTCGTTTACTACAACCATTTAATGGTGTTCTTTGCCGATGGCCAACATTGTGGTCTCAAAAACTCTAAGCAATTCGTTGCTTTATGCGGTCATCGTGAATCTCCCAGTGCACTGTTGCTGAAAAAATCAGACGGCATGCATATAGAACTGAGTTTTGACACTGGCTGTGAGCCTCGCCATTATGACCGAGCTCATCTGAATGATGTTCAGTACGAAACCCCCCTCAGTGCCGTAACCGGAGAAGGTGAAGCAGGCAGCCGTATGTGGATGAGCTTTGTTTCCGGCGTGCAATATGCCTTAGTCACACAGCAAGACCGTAAATGCTATCGCGCCAAAAATGGCGAGGATTATCAGCTGTAA
- a CDS encoding GyrI-like domain-containing protein yields the protein MEVKTFNSRQIVGISTRTNNHHEQTEGEGQIAQLWQTFSQKYTPLLHEGSTLYGIYSGYESDHHGDFDAMVACDASVLMAHADTDKTLQIQQLDGGRYLSFAAQGDMPQTVIRLWELVWRYFEQSDCPYQRAYHQDIEIYHQSDEVEIAISIR from the coding sequence ATGGAAGTTAAAACGTTCAATTCACGCCAAATAGTGGGGATCAGCACCCGCACCAATAATCATCACGAGCAGACCGAAGGAGAAGGTCAAATAGCCCAGCTTTGGCAAACATTTAGTCAAAAATATACCCCTTTATTACATGAAGGCAGCACACTCTATGGCATCTATTCAGGCTATGAGTCAGATCATCATGGAGACTTCGACGCTATGGTTGCCTGCGATGCATCTGTATTGATGGCACATGCAGATACAGATAAAACACTGCAAATCCAGCAACTAGATGGCGGACGATACCTGAGTTTTGCAGCCCAGGGCGACATGCCGCAAACAGTCATTCGCCTGTGGGAGCTTGTCTGGCGCTACTTCGAGCAAAGTGACTGCCCATATCAACGTGCCTACCACCAGGATATAGAAATCTATCACCAAAGTGATGAAGTAGAGATTGCTATCTCTATCCGCTAG